Below is a genomic region from Eupeodes corollae chromosome 1, idEupCoro1.1, whole genome shotgun sequence.
TGCGTGTGAAATCGAAGGCGGTTCTTACGAGTTTCTGCCTCTTTATATCTGACTAATACAAAGATATCAAACGATAATTTTCTGATTGACATATTGCCTTTAGGTCTTCCGGTTTCTTAAATTATGAACGagaaaaaattggaatttaaattcaatataccTAAAATCGttctatacaaacaaaaagtcaaTGCAACTGCCTAACCTTATTTTTGCAAAACGATATAACCTTCAATGGCCGTTGTATGATAtgatgaattataaaaattgtccAACTAAAGGAAATATACTGTCAATCAATATTTCCTTTTAGCGCTTTGTTCATGTACACCCTTTTAAAGAAACTAATAGATAAATAAAGAAGACAATCCGCCAAAAACCCATTTTTGGAAGAATGAAACAAACGATAATCatgataatattattttataattgcaATCATGTCTCCCTGTGCCTCATTCTAGATTCTCCATGTGCCACtgtaatcatcatcatcatcattataataataataataattatggaaTGCGACAGTGACAGCCAGCCACAGTGACATTTTTATTGCTCATTGTGTTTGCCCATCAAGTCCAACCAACAACCAACGTTAAGTCAATAGATTCTGCCTTGCCTTGCCCTTGTCACGCAAGGCACTTCTCCTATGATATGAATAggcttctattttttttgtttgttgtattcGTTGTTTGCGAGTTAAATTGATTGAATCAAGGAAGGGCGTTAACGCGGGCGGCAGCAATTTACTTGGTATTTGATACAATCTTCCCTGTAAACGGTGTTGCGCTGCCTGTTTTGGTATATCAATGGATCAAACTATCAAGCACATAAACATATTGCTGTGTGTAATGAAGAGGAGCCAGCAAAACTCTTCTGTGATGTACCTTTCAAAAGGGTGTACACTGGAACTATGTACATAAAAGTTGATACATATGTCTTTATTGCGAACTTTATGTTTCTCCGATTAATTTCCGGTCTTGTCAAtcaaattgttcttaaaaaagataACCAAAACAGAAAATAACTAATTTAATGCCCGTCCTTAAATTTTGCACATTGTTGAGTTGACGTTTGATTTCCTCTGCTGGTTCAGCGATTTCTGATTAATTGGagctaattttttgatttatttgctaactcttattctttttatttataggtATTGAATATTTGGTAGAGAACAGGCTACTGCGGATGGATCCTCAAGATATTGCGCATTTTCTATACAAAGGCGAGGGACTAAATAAAACTGCGATAGGTAAGTTATGATAAATGATTGAAGCATATTTGAAGATTAGAAAAAAGACTACAAATAGGTattcaaaaacctttaaaaaacatatgGAAGATTAGtactgtttttaaattatttaagttttttagcaCGAGTTTGATCCTTATTCGAAACGcattcaaagatttaaaaataaatattactatATAAAAGGAATTTAAATGTTCATTCAACAACTCAAAAGCACTCCTTTTCCAACAATAATTTCGTATGTcttcaaattctttttcaatacatgtttattaaatattaattttgttttaaattatttatttatattttctccaTTTAAAGGTGACTATCTTGGCGAAAAGAACGATCTCAATGAAGATGTGCTCAAAGCATTCGTTGCACTGCATGACTTCACAAATCTCATCCTAGTTCAAGCGTTAAGGTAAAAATCAATCAAACTACTCTTTCTTTGacgttatttatttttctaaattctatttataaatcttaaactgaattcttttcaataaattcaCAGACAATTTCTATGGTCCTTTCGATTGCCTGGTGAAGCGCAAAAAATCGACAGAATGATGGAGTGCTTTGCCCAGCGGTATTGTCAGCTAAATCCTGACATATTTACTAACACAGATACCTGTTATGTACTCAGCTTTGCAATTATAATGCTCAATACATCCCTACATAATCCATCGGTAAGTAAAATTCAAATTAGTCATCCAATATCCAGCGCTGCTTAATGCTCTGGAtgctgcaaaaataaaaaagaatctttaaaaaaatatcaactaaaCCAATAATGATACAAATACATAGAACACttataagttattttgaaaaacaacccAAATTAAATGTAAAGCAAGACGTCTTCGGTGTGTATTGTACATATGCATGTTATTGTGTTTATTTCTTCTttgcttaaaactaaaaataggtGAAGAACATTAGTGCAGCACAACGATGCATCTTTCATTTCGATCGCTTTAAGatgcaaatttaattcaaattgtaGTATTGCATTACTAATTCTATAACATTCTTGCAGGTTAAGGATAAGCCAACCGTGGAGCAATTCATTTCAATGAATCGTGGTATAAATAACGGTGGTGATCTTCCTCGTGGACTACTAGAATCTTTATACGAATCTATTCGAACTGAACCTTTTAAAATACCCCAGGACGATGGTAATGATCTTATGCACACGTTCTTTAATCCAGACAAAGAAGGATGGCTTTGGAAACAAGGCGGCAGGTAAGAAATTTCAtcgaaattaaaactaaaaattatcaattaacaacaacataCTATACTTTTTATTGCATAGGTATAAATCCTGGAAAAGGCGATGGTTCATATTGAACGATAATTGTTTGTACTATTTTGAGTACACAACCGATAAAGAACCAAGGGGTATAATACCATTGGAGAATATTTGCGTAAGTTAAttgttttgtagttttatttaaatagaaattttagaaattaatatttttattttcttgtcttAGGTAAGAGAAATTCATGACAGAAGTAAACCCCATTGCTTTGAACTGTTTGCAACAGGAGGAGCTGATATTATTAAGGCTTGCAAGACTGACTCAGAAGGAAaagtaagtacatttttaaaaatttaatatacaattaaattatcaTCAACATTCATTTCCACTCCAAAAATGCTGAGGTTAAACTATCAAGAATTAACGATTGTAACaatgttattttcatttatatgaCTCAAATAGAGCCTAAGTAGTAAGATATAGCATTTAGTAaactcttaaacaatttaaaactttagacACGCGTCGAAATTTGAGCTTGCAATACGAAAAAATATGGTAATATTTTATATGGTTTGTCAAGGATGGAATGTTAATAAAAGTATGCCTTTGAAAATGAGGGCAAAAGGAATGCAatgaagaaaacgaagacaaaaacgcaagAACCCTTTCTGAATTGCTTCAATtcttattatatgtatatatgaatAATAAGGCATAAATACAAAGGCATATTCAAGAATCGGTTGCACAAAGGAAACAGAAGTAGTTCGAAAACATAAGGGTCATAGAAATAGCGCCCAAATTTCTCAATGACTCTGAGGACTCAGTAAATTTAAGTTTCGAG
It encodes:
- the LOC129953681 gene encoding cytohesin-2 isoform X2; the encoded protein is MISTMDNRSYGAIAKSNGRGEFATPELTPEQQKLLIELKRRKQELLLEIQQIKDELCEVVSEMEALDVPEDCKHSNKDKQMSIGRKKFNMDPKKGIEYLVENRLLRMDPQDIAHFLYKGEGLNKTAIGDYLGEKNDLNEDVLKAFVALHDFTNLILVQALRQFLWSFRLPGEAQKIDRMMECFAQRYCQLNPDIFTNTDTCYVLSFAIIMLNTSLHNPSVKDKPTVEQFISMNRGINNGGDLPRGLLESLYESIRTEPFKIPQDDGNDLMHTFFNPDKEGWLWKQGGRYKSWKRRWFILNDNCLYYFEYTTDKEPRGIIPLENICVREIHDRSKPHCFELFATGGADIIKACKTDSEGKVVEGKHTVYRMSAATEEDQQEWIKRLTQSISHNPFYDILVQRKKKALSNS